From Glycine soja cultivar W05 chromosome 4, ASM419377v2, whole genome shotgun sequence, the proteins below share one genomic window:
- the LOC114409796 gene encoding uncharacterized protein At5g50100, chloroplastic-like: protein MALRFAAAASASVSRISRPQNPPFFSLQHRNNGTLKFHSPPFHHPLPTPSKRCNVRAISEVAVEPEISKKEQNESPKDWKIKMLYDGDCPLCMREVNMLRERNKSYGTIKFVDIGSDEYSPEENQGLDYETVMGRIHAILSDGTVATDVEAFRRLYEHVGLGWVYAITKYEPIAKIADSLYGVWAKYRLQITGRPPIEEILEARKNKGEVCKDSDACKM, encoded by the exons ATGGCTCTGAGATTCGCAGCAGCTGCTTCTGCTTCTGTCTCACGAATATCAAGGCCACAAAACCCACCATTCTTTTCACTTCAACACCGCAACAACGGTACTCTCAAATTCCATAGCCCACCTTTTCATCATCCACTTCCCACACCCTCAAAACGCTGCAACGTTCGAGCCATAAGCGAGGTAGCTGTGGAACCTGAAAtttcaaagaaagaacaaaatgaGTCACCTAAAGATTGGAAGATTAAAATGCTCTATGACGGAGATTGCCCCCTCTGCATGCGCGAG GTGAATATGCTAAGAGAGAGGAATAAGAGTTACGGCACAATCAAGTTTGTTGATATAGGTTCTGATGAATACTCTCCCGAGGAGAATCAAGGCCTTGATTATGAAACT GTTATGGGAAGAATTCATGCTATTCTCTCAGATGGAACTGTGGCTACAGATGTTGAA GCATTTAGGAGATTATATGAACATGTTGGTCTTGGTTGGGTTTATGCCATTACAAAATATGAACCA ATTGCAAAAATTGCTGATTCCTTATATGGTGTTTGGGCTAAATATCGTCTTCAAATTACAG GACGACCTCCTATAGAAGAAATATTAGAAGCACGAAAGAATAAG